One window from the genome of Synechococcus sp. PROS-7-1 encodes:
- the topA gene encoding type I DNA topoisomerase, translating into MAHTLVIVESPTKARTIRGFLPKAFRVEASMGHVRDLPNNASEIPAAHKGQKWANLGVNTEADFEPLYVVPKDKKKVVKELKDALKGADQLLLATDEDREGESISWHLLQLLAPKIPVKRMVFHEITKEAIGRALDQTRELDMELVHAQETRRILDRLVGYTLSPLLWKKVAWGLSAGRVQSVAVRLLVQRERARRAFRSGSYWDLKAALEKAGTRFEAKLTHLEGQRIATGNDFDESTGGLKEGSKVRLLSEEEARKLSAAVESADWSVTAVEEKPTVRRPVPPFTTSTLQQESNRKLRLSARETMRCAQGLYERGFITYMRTDSVHLSDQAISAARSCVESRYGKEYLSKSVRQFSTKSRNAQEAHEAIRPAGESFRAPQDTGLDGRDLALYELIWKRTVASQMAEARLTMLSVDLSAADAVFRASGKRIDFPGFFRAYVEGSDDPDAALEGQEVLLPSLSVGDAPSLKDVEALGHQTQPPARFSEASLVKMLEKEGIGRPSTYASIIGTIVDRGYATLLNNSLTPSFTAFAVTSLLEEHFPDLVDPGFTARMENTLDEISHGTVQWLPYLEGFYKGDKGLESQVHQREGDIDPGASRTIDLEGLPCVVRIGRFGAYLESKRVGEDGEEELIKATLPREITPADLDRDQAELILKQKADGPEALGEDPETGDLVYLLFGQYGPYVQRGQVSDENPKPKRASLPKGVKPEDLSLDDALGLLRLPRLLGEHPDGGKVQAGLGRFGPYVVWDKGKGEKDYRSLKGDDDVLAVGLTRAMELLAMPKRGRGGRTALKDLGKPEGSEETIQVYDGPYGLYVKQGKVNASLPEGKGAEDITLEEAVELLAAKASTKKSSSRKSAAAKKPAAKKPAAKKPAAKPAAKKPPATTKSGRLRASAVRVIRPGDS; encoded by the coding sequence GTGGCGCACACCCTGGTCATTGTTGAGAGCCCTACGAAGGCCCGCACCATCCGTGGATTCCTGCCCAAGGCCTTCCGCGTGGAGGCCTCTATGGGCCATGTCCGTGACCTCCCGAACAACGCCAGCGAGATTCCAGCGGCTCATAAAGGGCAGAAATGGGCCAATCTTGGTGTGAACACCGAAGCCGACTTCGAGCCGCTGTACGTGGTGCCGAAGGACAAGAAGAAGGTGGTCAAAGAGCTCAAAGATGCGCTCAAAGGGGCTGATCAGCTCCTGTTGGCGACGGATGAAGATCGCGAAGGAGAAAGCATCAGCTGGCACCTCCTGCAGCTGCTGGCCCCCAAGATCCCCGTCAAGAGGATGGTCTTTCACGAGATCACGAAGGAGGCGATCGGGCGGGCTCTCGATCAGACCCGGGAGCTTGATATGGAGCTCGTGCATGCCCAGGAAACCCGCCGAATCCTTGATCGATTGGTGGGCTACACCCTCTCCCCACTGTTGTGGAAGAAGGTGGCCTGGGGGTTGTCAGCGGGCCGGGTTCAGTCGGTGGCTGTGCGTTTGCTGGTGCAGCGGGAACGGGCTCGAAGGGCCTTCCGAAGTGGTAGTTACTGGGATCTCAAGGCCGCTTTGGAGAAAGCTGGCACGCGCTTTGAAGCCAAGCTCACCCATCTCGAAGGGCAACGCATTGCCACTGGCAATGATTTCGATGAGAGCACCGGTGGCCTGAAAGAGGGCAGCAAGGTGCGTCTCCTCAGCGAGGAAGAAGCACGCAAGCTGTCCGCCGCTGTCGAGTCCGCGGACTGGAGCGTGACGGCCGTGGAGGAGAAACCCACGGTGCGTCGCCCAGTGCCGCCCTTCACCACCAGCACGCTTCAGCAGGAATCAAACCGGAAGTTGCGGCTGTCGGCACGGGAGACCATGCGCTGCGCTCAGGGGCTGTATGAGCGGGGCTTCATCACCTACATGCGTACGGATTCGGTGCACCTGTCGGATCAGGCCATCAGCGCAGCACGCAGCTGTGTGGAATCCCGCTACGGCAAGGAGTACCTCAGCAAGTCGGTGCGTCAGTTCAGTACCAAGTCCCGCAACGCTCAGGAAGCCCATGAGGCGATCCGCCCCGCCGGCGAGAGTTTCCGGGCTCCCCAAGACACTGGTCTGGACGGGAGGGATCTGGCCCTTTACGAGTTGATCTGGAAGCGCACCGTGGCCAGTCAGATGGCTGAGGCTCGTTTGACCATGCTCTCCGTGGATCTCAGCGCTGCAGATGCCGTGTTCAGAGCCAGTGGCAAGCGCATCGATTTTCCAGGGTTCTTCCGGGCCTACGTGGAGGGCAGTGATGATCCTGATGCAGCCCTGGAAGGCCAGGAAGTGCTGCTGCCCTCGCTGAGCGTTGGTGACGCACCGTCACTGAAGGACGTTGAAGCCCTCGGACACCAGACCCAGCCACCGGCGCGGTTCAGCGAAGCGTCCCTGGTGAAGATGCTGGAGAAGGAAGGCATCGGTAGGCCCTCCACCTATGCCTCGATCATCGGCACGATCGTGGACCGTGGTTACGCCACGCTTCTGAACAACTCCCTGACCCCCAGTTTCACAGCCTTTGCTGTGACATCGCTCCTCGAGGAGCATTTCCCTGATCTGGTGGATCCGGGGTTCACGGCCCGGATGGAGAACACACTCGATGAGATCTCCCATGGGACCGTGCAGTGGCTTCCCTACCTCGAAGGGTTTTACAAAGGCGACAAAGGGCTTGAATCCCAGGTTCACCAACGCGAAGGAGATATCGATCCCGGTGCCTCCCGCACCATTGATCTCGAAGGCCTGCCTTGTGTGGTGCGGATCGGACGTTTCGGTGCCTATCTGGAGTCGAAACGCGTTGGGGAGGATGGCGAGGAGGAGTTGATCAAGGCCACCCTGCCGAGGGAAATCACTCCCGCGGATCTGGATCGCGATCAGGCGGAGTTGATCCTCAAGCAGAAGGCTGATGGGCCCGAAGCTTTGGGTGAAGATCCCGAAACTGGCGACCTGGTGTACCTGCTCTTTGGGCAATACGGCCCTTACGTGCAGCGCGGACAGGTGAGCGATGAGAACCCCAAGCCCAAGCGTGCCTCGTTGCCCAAGGGTGTGAAACCTGAGGATCTCAGCCTTGACGATGCGCTTGGATTGCTGCGCCTGCCGCGTCTGCTGGGTGAGCATCCCGATGGCGGCAAAGTTCAGGCTGGTCTCGGTCGTTTCGGCCCCTACGTGGTGTGGGACAAGGGCAAGGGAGAGAAGGACTACCGATCGCTGAAAGGGGATGACGATGTGCTGGCGGTTGGCCTGACCCGGGCCATGGAATTGCTGGCGATGCCCAAGCGTGGGCGGGGTGGCCGCACTGCCCTGAAGGACTTGGGGAAACCCGAGGGCAGCGAGGAGACGATTCAGGTGTACGACGGTCCTTACGGCCTCTACGTGAAGCAGGGCAAGGTCAATGCATCGCTTCCCGAGGGCAAGGGCGCTGAGGACATCACCCTGGAGGAAGCGGTGGAGCTGCTGGCTGCGAAGGCCTCAACGAAAAAATCCAGCAGTCGCAAGTCCGCTGCCGCCAAAAAACCGGCGGCGAAGAAACCTGCCGCCAAAAAACCAGCGGCCAAACCAGCTGCGAAAAAGCCACCGGCCACCACCAAGTCGGGACGCCTTCGGGCCAGTGCGGTGCGGGTGATCCGGCCTGGTGATTCCTGA
- a CDS encoding NAD(P)H-quinone oxidoreductase subunit N, which translates to MPEMGALLLSTTALAAPGELLNLSLNASAVAPEGAVLLAMLATLLVDLAGEKISTRWVPPICYAGLGTALVLLALQWNAPLETSFLGAFLPDHLAIAFRAVVALSTLLSLMISWRYAEQSGSPVGEYAAILLAATLGGMLLCGATDLVSVFVSLETLSVASYLLSGYMKRDARSSEAALKYLLVGSAAAAVFLYGSSLLYGLSGSTSLEAIGQALLTSPTPLAALALVFVLATVAFKIAAVPFHQWTPDVYEGSPTPVVAFLSVGSKAAGFALALRLLVGCFGSFDTQWKLLFTVLAVLSMTLGNVVALAQTSMKRMLAYSSIGQAGFVMIGLVCGTEDGFAAMVLYTAAYLFMNLGAFACIILFSIRTGSDRIADYAGLYQKDPLITLGLSLCLLSLGGIPPMLGFFGKIYLFFAGWADHQYVLVVVGLITSVISIYYYIGVIKMMVVKEPQEASDVVKAYPPVQWSTLGLPPLRVALVTCVVVTAVGGILSNPLFQWASDAVAGTPLLQEAIASVSRSPLG; encoded by the coding sequence ATGCCCGAGATGGGTGCTCTGCTTCTGTCCACCACGGCATTGGCAGCTCCTGGGGAGCTGCTCAACCTCTCGCTGAATGCGAGTGCTGTCGCACCGGAAGGTGCTGTTCTGCTCGCCATGCTGGCCACCCTTCTGGTGGATCTGGCCGGCGAGAAGATCTCCACGCGCTGGGTTCCTCCGATCTGTTATGCGGGCCTGGGGACAGCGCTTGTGCTGCTGGCGCTTCAGTGGAATGCCCCCCTGGAAACCTCTTTCCTCGGAGCTTTCCTGCCTGACCACCTCGCGATCGCCTTCAGGGCTGTTGTGGCGCTTTCCACCCTGCTGTCGCTGATGATCAGCTGGCGGTACGCCGAACAGAGCGGAAGCCCCGTTGGTGAATATGCGGCGATCCTGCTCGCCGCAACCCTGGGCGGGATGCTCCTCTGCGGAGCCACCGATCTGGTGAGCGTGTTCGTATCACTGGAAACCCTGTCCGTCGCGAGCTATCTCCTGTCGGGGTACATGAAGCGCGACGCTCGCAGCTCCGAGGCCGCTCTGAAATATCTGCTGGTGGGATCAGCCGCGGCCGCAGTCTTCCTTTACGGCTCCTCCCTGCTCTACGGCCTCAGCGGATCCACAAGCCTTGAAGCGATCGGTCAGGCACTCCTCACCAGTCCCACCCCGCTGGCCGCCCTCGCGCTGGTGTTTGTCCTGGCCACCGTGGCCTTCAAGATCGCTGCCGTTCCGTTCCACCAGTGGACACCTGATGTCTACGAAGGCTCGCCGACCCCTGTGGTCGCCTTCCTCTCCGTGGGCTCGAAGGCTGCTGGTTTCGCCCTTGCCCTGCGACTTCTCGTGGGATGTTTCGGCAGCTTCGACACCCAGTGGAAGTTGCTATTCACCGTGCTGGCCGTGCTGAGCATGACCCTGGGCAATGTGGTGGCACTGGCCCAGACCTCGATGAAGCGGATGCTGGCGTACAGCTCCATCGGTCAAGCCGGATTCGTGATGATTGGGCTGGTGTGCGGAACCGAGGATGGCTTCGCAGCCATGGTTCTCTACACAGCGGCCTATCTATTCATGAACCTGGGCGCCTTCGCCTGCATCATCCTGTTCTCGATCCGCACAGGAAGCGATCGGATCGCTGATTACGCGGGGCTCTACCAGAAAGATCCACTGATCACGCTCGGGCTCAGTCTCTGCCTGCTCTCCCTTGGGGGCATTCCCCCGATGCTCGGCTTTTTCGGCAAGATCTACCTCTTCTTCGCAGGCTGGGCAGATCACCAGTACGTGCTCGTGGTCGTCGGTTTGATCACGTCAGTGATCTCGATTTATTACTACATCGGTGTGATCAAGATGATGGTGGTGAAGGAGCCCCAAGAGGCTTCAGACGTCGTCAAGGCCTACCCCCCTGTTCAATGGTCAACGCTTGGGCTCCCCCCCCTGAGGGTCGCCCTCGTGACCTGTGTGGTCGTGACCGCAGTGGGCGGAATTCTCTCCAATCCCCTCTTCCAGTGGGCCAGTGATGCGGTGGCAGGCACGCCTCTGCTGCAGGAGGCGATCGCCAGTGTGAGCAGATCTCCCCTTGGCTGA
- a CDS encoding ABC transporter ATP-binding protein, whose amino-acid sequence MADTIPPERRPVAELRAVDKVYGSGDTQVRALDGLDLTVLQGDYLAVMGASGSGKSTAMNILGCLDRPTSGSYLLNGHAVEQLDDDALADLRNQELGFVFQQFHLLPHATAMENVMLPMIYAGIDVNQRRDRARAALERVGLGDRLENRPNQLSGGQQQRVAIARAIINQPALLLADEPTGALDSRTTDDVLNLFDSLHSQGITVVLVTHEDDVAARAERVAHFRDGQVERWESPKTKTGPSKHP is encoded by the coding sequence TTGGCTGACACCATCCCACCCGAACGTCGGCCGGTTGCTGAATTGAGAGCGGTCGACAAGGTGTATGGCTCCGGAGACACCCAGGTACGAGCCTTGGATGGGCTTGATCTCACGGTGTTGCAAGGGGACTACCTCGCCGTGATGGGGGCCAGCGGATCCGGCAAGAGCACCGCCATGAACATCCTTGGCTGCTTGGATCGCCCCACCAGCGGTTCGTACCTTCTCAATGGCCATGCGGTCGAGCAGCTCGATGATGATGCGCTCGCCGATCTACGCAACCAGGAACTGGGGTTCGTGTTCCAGCAGTTTCACTTGCTTCCCCATGCCACGGCCATGGAGAACGTGATGCTGCCGATGATCTACGCCGGAATTGATGTGAACCAGCGGCGAGATCGCGCCCGTGCAGCCCTAGAGAGGGTTGGCTTGGGGGATCGCCTCGAGAACAGACCGAATCAACTGTCTGGAGGCCAGCAGCAGCGCGTGGCCATTGCACGGGCCATCATCAATCAACCCGCGCTTCTGCTCGCCGATGAGCCGACAGGAGCACTCGATTCACGCACAACAGACGACGTTCTCAACCTGTTTGACAGCCTGCACAGCCAAGGCATCACCGTGGTTCTGGTCACCCACGAAGACGATGTGGCAGCCCGCGCAGAGCGTGTGGCGCATTTCCGCGATGGGCAGGTGGAACGCTGGGAGAGTCCAAAAACGAAAACAGGTCCTTCAAAACACCCCTGA
- a CDS encoding response regulator transcription factor produces the protein MGASAAPSIRILLVDDEVRLTDLLKMELEVEGYEVVVAADGASGLFHARETPGPDLIVLDWNLPDFSGIDICQRIRTSGVTTPILMLTGHDDISDRVTALDAGVDDYLIKPFSIEELMARLRAMQRRANTFAAVNGDGPQPETMTVGNLSMNTITRDVSRGERVIQLSVKEYELLNFLMRGKGKVLERAEIMRGVWGENFYGDDNLLDVYIRYLRQKVESKDQPTLIHTVRGVGFILREETPASGS, from the coding sequence ATGGGAGCTTCTGCCGCTCCATCCATCCGCATCCTTCTTGTGGATGACGAGGTCCGATTAACGGATCTTCTCAAGATGGAACTGGAGGTGGAAGGTTATGAGGTGGTTGTGGCCGCTGATGGAGCCTCAGGTCTTTTCCATGCCCGAGAAACACCTGGCCCTGATCTGATTGTTTTGGATTGGAATTTGCCTGATTTCAGTGGCATTGATATCTGCCAAAGAATTCGAACCAGTGGTGTCACAACCCCGATTCTCATGCTCACCGGGCATGACGACATCTCCGATCGGGTCACCGCCTTGGATGCAGGCGTGGATGACTACTTAATCAAGCCCTTTTCCATCGAAGAACTGATGGCCAGGTTGCGGGCCATGCAGCGCCGCGCCAACACGTTTGCAGCCGTCAATGGAGACGGACCACAACCGGAAACCATGACTGTGGGGAACCTCAGCATGAACACCATCACCAGGGATGTATCCCGGGGTGAACGGGTGATTCAGCTCTCTGTGAAGGAATACGAGCTGCTGAATTTCCTGATGCGCGGCAAGGGCAAGGTGTTGGAGCGCGCCGAAATCATGCGCGGGGTCTGGGGAGAAAACTTCTATGGAGACGACAACCTGCTGGATGTCTACATCCGCTATCTGAGACAGAAGGTGGAGTCAAAAGATCAACCCACCCTGATTCACACCGTGCGAGGGGTCGGGTTCATCCTCAGAGAGGAGACGCCCGCATCAGGCTCCTGA
- a CDS encoding M23 family metallopeptidase, protein MALRWLAAPILLTLPLAPDVETPVAPPLTFDHSLDSLEQNRVITRQERLQIESGGGGVARPIDVPAFQQACRTGALSKQECREGVAVPGRDRRRGARVVLNGRDGRFTGLGRRSADGRPLPPISVPVSALLAGSTGGFRLESVFAVSPRPASIPGNGNRKPLFPILGSAITTSEFGWRMHPIVGQWLMHAGKDFAAPEGTPVVAALSGTVLSSGLAGGYGIAVELDHGDPPRRTLYGHLSEIYVKAGQTVRQGEVIGRVGSTGLSTGPHLHFELRRPDGDGWVATDPGDLDLNPLTASDTDAVSLLVGQLMNSLERPEAPASGA, encoded by the coding sequence TTGGCACTTCGCTGGCTTGCTGCACCGATCCTTCTGACGCTGCCGCTGGCACCGGATGTTGAAACGCCAGTCGCTCCTCCGCTGACGTTTGATCACTCCCTCGACTCGCTGGAGCAAAATCGAGTCATTACGCGCCAAGAACGACTCCAGATCGAATCAGGCGGCGGAGGTGTCGCTCGCCCCATCGATGTCCCAGCGTTTCAGCAGGCTTGCCGTACGGGAGCCCTTTCGAAGCAGGAATGCCGCGAGGGTGTCGCTGTGCCTGGTCGTGATCGACGCCGTGGTGCCCGTGTGGTGCTGAACGGACGGGATGGACGCTTCACTGGTTTGGGACGGCGGAGTGCAGATGGTCGCCCGCTTCCGCCCATCTCCGTTCCGGTGTCCGCGCTTCTGGCCGGCTCAACAGGCGGCTTCCGCCTTGAATCGGTGTTTGCGGTGTCTCCCCGTCCGGCTTCGATCCCTGGAAACGGCAACCGCAAGCCCCTGTTCCCCATCCTTGGATCGGCCATAACCACCAGTGAGTTCGGCTGGCGCATGCATCCCATCGTGGGGCAATGGTTGATGCACGCAGGCAAGGATTTTGCTGCTCCAGAAGGAACGCCGGTTGTGGCAGCTCTGTCGGGAACCGTTCTGAGCAGTGGCCTTGCTGGTGGTTATGGCATCGCCGTTGAGCTCGACCATGGTGATCCTCCTCGGCGGACGCTGTACGGACACCTCTCCGAGATTTATGTGAAAGCGGGCCAGACCGTGCGTCAGGGAGAGGTGATCGGGCGTGTCGGCAGCACGGGTCTCAGCACAGGACCCCACCTTCACTTCGAGCTGCGTCGCCCTGATGGTGACGGTTGGGTCGCCACGGATCCTGGCGATCTTGATCTCAATCCACTCACTGCATCGGATACCGATGCGGTCTCTCTGCTGGTTGGGCAGCTGATGAACAGTCTCGAACGGCCTGAAGCCCCAGCCTCAGGAGCCTGA
- a CDS encoding biotin--[acetyl-CoA-carboxylase] ligase, translating into MPSVARGGARLLRDLRRCGDSHWRLRQLQVCTSTEIELVRWLECQAWSGDQPRAVVASHQTQSHGQHGRVWLAPRGGVWLSAALPWPHPIRATGLFGLVVALALTEQLESQGVPVRIKWPNDLLVHSRKLAGILPTLVFRGSQVRLARVGVGLNVCNAVPSGAVALKQLLPAGRCRLQCWQGAVLQALDRSMDLARDPAVVVREAERRLWSDRVRDPKSGEDWQVRGLGLDGRLLLSQGTQTCSWTRWGDSNGGSV; encoded by the coding sequence ATGCCCTCGGTTGCCAGGGGAGGCGCTCGGCTCCTCAGGGATCTGCGCCGTTGCGGCGACTCGCACTGGAGACTGCGGCAATTGCAGGTTTGCACCAGTACGGAAATCGAGCTGGTGCGTTGGCTGGAGTGCCAAGCGTGGAGCGGTGATCAACCGCGTGCTGTGGTCGCGTCCCATCAGACCCAGAGTCATGGCCAGCATGGGCGTGTGTGGTTGGCACCGCGGGGAGGTGTCTGGCTCAGTGCGGCCCTGCCTTGGCCGCATCCGATCAGGGCCACGGGGTTGTTCGGTTTGGTTGTGGCCCTGGCGCTGACGGAACAGCTCGAATCCCAAGGTGTGCCGGTGCGGATTAAATGGCCGAACGACCTGTTGGTCCATTCCAGGAAACTGGCAGGAATCCTGCCCACGTTGGTGTTCCGCGGCAGCCAGGTTCGGCTAGCCCGCGTCGGAGTCGGACTCAATGTGTGCAATGCCGTTCCCTCCGGAGCCGTCGCGCTCAAACAGCTCCTGCCAGCCGGTCGCTGCCGGCTGCAGTGTTGGCAAGGCGCTGTTCTTCAGGCCTTGGACCGGTCGATGGATCTGGCCCGTGACCCTGCTGTTGTGGTGCGAGAAGCAGAGCGTCGGCTCTGGAGTGACCGGGTGCGCGACCCCAAGAGTGGGGAGGATTGGCAGGTTCGAGGGCTCGGGCTGGATGGACGCTTGCTGCTCAGTCAGGGCACCCAGACCTGCAGCTGGACCCGATGGGGTGACAGCAACGGCGGGAGTGTCTAA
- a CDS encoding aminotransferase class I/II-fold pyridoxal phosphate-dependent enzyme — translation MLTSERLARLGSGVFDRNDRRKAQYCSGTRHPQQPLIDLSLGSTDLAPPAEVIAAMAGALQDPISSSYCLHAGTEAFRHAAAAWCERRFDVAVDAETEVLLLVGSQEGTAHLPMAVLDPGESALILDPSYPSHRGGLELADAAIHTLPLQAENGWAPDFSTLTTEQWRQLRLMVLGFPHNPTACTGDQAWLDEAMAHCHRHDLVLAHDNPYVDLALQGEAPALLRCPQWKERGIEFFSLSKGWCLGGFRLAFAVGAAPLISALRQLKGVVDFNQCRALQQGAVLALDRFADWPGSLRPVYRDRRDRMLRALARIGWSVPQPSMALYLWMPLPPWARSRGWSDEQLAAEVLEHCGVALTPGSGFGAAGAGWLRLALVRPSEDLESAVDRLAPWWALQS, via the coding sequence ATGCTCACCTCTGAACGCCTGGCCCGGCTGGGCAGTGGTGTTTTCGACCGGAATGATCGCCGCAAAGCGCAGTACTGCTCAGGGACTCGTCATCCCCAGCAGCCGCTGATTGATCTTTCGCTCGGGTCAACCGATCTGGCTCCACCTGCGGAGGTGATCGCGGCCATGGCTGGTGCGCTTCAAGATCCCATCAGTTCGTCGTACTGCCTGCATGCCGGAACCGAAGCGTTCCGCCATGCAGCAGCCGCTTGGTGTGAGCGTCGCTTCGATGTGGCGGTTGATGCCGAAACCGAAGTTCTGTTGTTGGTGGGTTCTCAAGAGGGGACCGCCCATCTACCGATGGCCGTTTTGGATCCTGGAGAGAGCGCCTTGATCCTTGATCCTTCCTATCCGTCCCATCGCGGCGGTCTCGAACTGGCGGATGCCGCAATCCACACGCTGCCGCTTCAAGCCGAGAATGGATGGGCTCCAGATTTTTCCACTCTCACGACGGAGCAGTGGAGGCAATTGCGCCTGATGGTTCTGGGGTTTCCCCACAATCCCACCGCATGTACAGGAGATCAGGCTTGGCTCGATGAAGCGATGGCGCACTGCCATCGCCATGATCTCGTTCTGGCCCATGACAACCCTTACGTTGATTTGGCTCTGCAGGGAGAGGCCCCCGCTCTCCTGCGCTGTCCCCAATGGAAAGAGCGGGGAATTGAGTTCTTTTCCCTGTCCAAGGGCTGGTGCCTGGGGGGATTCCGTCTGGCCTTTGCCGTGGGGGCTGCACCCCTGATCAGCGCCCTCCGTCAACTCAAGGGCGTGGTGGATTTCAACCAGTGCCGGGCCCTGCAACAGGGAGCAGTGCTGGCGCTGGATCGCTTCGCCGATTGGCCAGGATCGCTGCGCCCTGTCTATCGGGATCGCCGGGATCGCATGCTGCGCGCCCTGGCGAGGATCGGCTGGTCGGTGCCCCAGCCCTCCATGGCCCTGTATCTGTGGATGCCTCTGCCGCCTTGGGCCCGCTCCCGGGGCTGGAGTGATGAACAGCTGGCCGCTGAAGTGCTCGAGCATTGCGGTGTGGCGCTCACTCCCGGCTCTGGATTTGGAGCAGCTGGAGCAGGATGGTTGCGACTGGCTTTGGTGCGCCCTTCTGAAGACCTCGAGTCGGCTGTGGACCGGCTTGCACCCTGGTGGGCACTGCAGAGCTGA
- the trxA gene encoding thioredoxin: protein MSAAVSDFTDAGFDQDVLKASGTVLVDFWAPWCGPCRLMVPLMDWAAETYAGRLQVGKLEVDGNPATRDAYQVQGIPTLILFRDGAEIGRHEGAIARPQLQAFLDAHL from the coding sequence GTGTCTGCTGCTGTTTCCGACTTCACCGATGCCGGTTTTGATCAGGACGTCCTGAAGGCATCCGGAACAGTTCTGGTGGATTTCTGGGCGCCTTGGTGTGGTCCCTGCCGGTTGATGGTTCCTCTGATGGACTGGGCGGCCGAAACCTATGCAGGGCGTCTGCAGGTGGGAAAGCTTGAAGTGGATGGCAATCCCGCAACCCGCGATGCTTACCAGGTGCAGGGAATCCCAACGTTGATCCTCTTCCGCGATGGTGCGGAGATCGGTCGTCACGAGGGGGCCATCGCCCGTCCTCAGTTGCAGGCTTTCCTGGATGCTCACCTCTGA
- a CDS encoding PspA/IM30 family protein codes for MGFFDRLSRLVRANANAAVSSMEDPTKILDQSVADMQSDLVKLRQAVAMAIASQKRLRNQADQAETQSRTWYERAELALKKNEEDLAREALTRRKTFQETATSLSTQVQAQEAQVETLKKSLVALEGKIAEARTKKDMLKARAQAAQAQQQLQSAVNGIGTNSAMAAFERMEDKVQSMEATSQAAAELAGADLESQFAALEGGSDVDDELASLRQQLQGGPEAVALPQADDKVQPVKVAEVDQDLEELRRSIDKL; via the coding sequence ATGGGTTTCTTTGATCGGCTGAGTCGTCTGGTTCGCGCGAACGCCAATGCTGCGGTCAGCAGCATGGAAGACCCCACCAAGATTCTCGATCAGTCGGTGGCTGATATGCAGTCTGATCTGGTGAAGCTGCGCCAGGCGGTTGCTATGGCCATTGCCAGCCAGAAGCGTCTGCGCAATCAGGCCGACCAGGCCGAGACCCAGTCACGCACTTGGTATGAGCGGGCTGAACTGGCTTTGAAGAAGAACGAGGAGGATCTGGCCAGGGAAGCCCTGACTCGCCGCAAGACCTTCCAGGAAACCGCTACTTCCCTCAGCACCCAGGTGCAGGCGCAGGAAGCTCAGGTGGAGACCCTCAAGAAGAGCCTTGTCGCTCTCGAGGGAAAGATCGCTGAGGCGCGAACGAAGAAGGACATGCTCAAGGCCCGAGCCCAGGCCGCTCAGGCGCAGCAGCAGCTTCAGAGCGCCGTTAATGGCATTGGGACCAATTCCGCCATGGCCGCTTTTGAGCGGATGGAGGACAAGGTTCAGTCCATGGAAGCCACCAGTCAGGCGGCGGCCGAGCTGGCCGGAGCAGATCTTGAAAGCCAGTTCGCTGCCCTGGAAGGTGGCAGCGATGTGGATGATGAACTGGCCTCCCTGCGGCAACAGCTTCAAGGTGGACCTGAGGCTGTTGCCCTTCCGCAGGCTGATGACAAAGTGCAGCCCGTGAAGGTCGCCGAGGTGGATCAGGATCTCGAGGAACTTCGGCGATCCATCGACAAGCTCTGA
- a CDS encoding DUF721 domain-containing protein, whose protein sequence is MGRAPKSQRRRFGKGELLMPAPPEPAQSIRGCLDRLNQQWRQDGSMAALWQDWPKLAGPSLADHCRPLTLRQGVLSVGASHPQWRQALLYSKLQLLAAIRAAGHPVRDLRILQHHTARRSDPGDPLDEWNRHPSRTDVHGMATCPRCGSPAPTGEMAYWGHCSFCRSADLGAEAARGTDQ, encoded by the coding sequence ATGGGAAGGGCTCCGAAATCACAGCGACGCCGCTTCGGCAAGGGTGAGCTCTTGATGCCGGCGCCTCCTGAGCCGGCCCAGTCAATCCGGGGATGCCTGGACCGACTGAACCAGCAATGGCGTCAGGACGGTTCAATGGCAGCGCTATGGCAGGACTGGCCGAAACTGGCAGGACCGTCCCTGGCTGACCATTGCCGGCCTCTCACCCTGAGACAAGGAGTGCTCAGCGTGGGTGCCAGCCATCCCCAGTGGCGCCAGGCCCTGCTCTACAGCAAGCTTCAGCTCCTCGCCGCGATCCGTGCTGCCGGTCACCCCGTGCGCGACCTTCGCATCCTGCAACACCACACGGCACGCCGGTCTGATCCAGGGGATCCTCTGGACGAGTGGAACCGCCATCCCAGCCGGACGGATGTGCATGGGATGGCGACCTGCCCGCGCTGCGGATCACCGGCGCCGACTGGAGAGATGGCCTATTGGGGACATTGCAGCTTCTGCAGAAGCGCTGACTTAGGCGCGGAGGCGGCCAGGGGCACCGATCAGTAA